A region from the Acyrthosiphon pisum isolate AL4f chromosome A1, pea_aphid_22Mar2018_4r6ur, whole genome shotgun sequence genome encodes:
- the LOC100158811 gene encoding tumor susceptibility gene 101 protein isoform X2 has product MVRFKYKFPENTKKEIIKTLNYYHGLICNFETFLFSNRIEKKLVNLSGTVPVTFKGTTYHIPICIWLMDTHPNNAPICYVKPTLDMRIKMSMYVDHNGKIYLPYLHNWTPTTSNLLDLIGIMTATFSETPPVYSVIRTEQPVNPGYPTQMPYGGTGSNVMLPYSSIPTQSTATSNPSTAYHGSSNTPYPLYNNQFPTPSPYPTGSANTSNFPPYTPPYTTQNSSQNCPYPQQPAPIRPEYPPYPSTTSNLPNPSTGLNDGGTITEEHIKASLLSAIEDKVRRRFNEQMAQNKAELDILQHSQQELSLGKNKLDSILTSLNKEKSELEQNIQVLRDKEIELEMAISKLSKEDNIDIDDAVTTTAPLYKQILNSFAEEAATEDAIYYMGEALRRGVVDLEVFLKQVRSLSRKQFMLRALMQRCRHKAGLVA; this is encoded by the exons atggtgcgattcaaa tacaAATTTcctgaaaatacaaaaaaagaaattataaaaacattaaattattatcatggaCTCATTTGTAATTTTGAGACATttt tGTTTTCAAATAGAATTGAAAAGAAACTAGTTAATTTGAGTGGTACTGTTCCTGTTACATTTAAAG gTACCACTTATCACATTCCAATTTGTATCTGGCTAATGGATACACATCCAAATAATGCACCAATTTGTTATGTGAAACCTACATTGGATATGCGAATTAAAATGTCAATGTATGTTGATCACAACGGTAAaatttatttaccatatttacACAATTGGACTCCg ACCACGTCCAATCTTCTTGATTTAATTGGAATAATGACAGCAACTTTCTCGGAAACACCACCTGTATATTCAGTTATTAGAACTGAACAACCAGTAAACCCTGGTTATCCTACTCAAATGc CATATGGTGGAACTGGTTCAAACGTGATGTTGCCATATTCTTCAATACCAACACAGTCTACTGCTACTTCTAATCCTTCCACAGCGTACCATGGAAGTTCTAATACTCCTTATCCTTTGTATAATAATCAGTTTCCGACACCATCGCCCTATCCAACAGGTTCAGCAAATACATCAAATTTTCCTCCCTATACTCCACCGTATACAACACAAAATTCTTCTCAAAACTGCCCATACCCTCAGCAACCTGCACCAATAAGACCAGAATATCCTCCTTACCCATCAACTACTAGTAATTTGCCTAATCCTTCTACAGGg TTGAATGATGGTGGTACAATAACAGAAGAACATATCAAAGCCTCTTTGTTATCTGCCATTGAAGATAAAGTACGAAGACGCTTTAACGAACAAATGGCCCAAAATAAAGCCGAATTAGATATATTGCAACATTCTCAACAAGAATTATCActtggaaaaaataaactagATTCTATTCTGACGAGTCTCAATAAAGAAAAG tctgaaTTAGAACAAAACATTCAAGTATTGCGTGATAAAGAAATAGAACTAGAAATGGCTATTTCCAAGTTATCCAAAGaagataatattgatattgacgATGCTGTAACAACAACCGCGCCTCTTTATaaaca aatattgaaTTCATTTGCTGAAGAAGCCGCAACCGAAGATGCAATTTATTATATGGGAGAAGCATTAAGAAGAGGTGTGGTTGATCTAGAAGTATTTCTGAAACAAGTACGTTCACTCTCCCGTAAACAATTTATGTTACGGGCTTTGATGCAACGATGCAGGCATAAGGCTGGTCTAGTGGCTTAA
- the LOC100158811 gene encoding tumor susceptibility gene 101 protein isoform X1, with amino-acid sequence MIRVEESRIKSYLTMYKFPENTKKEIIKTLNYYHGLICNFETFLFSNRIEKKLVNLSGTVPVTFKGTTYHIPICIWLMDTHPNNAPICYVKPTLDMRIKMSMYVDHNGKIYLPYLHNWTPTTSNLLDLIGIMTATFSETPPVYSVIRTEQPVNPGYPTQMPYGGTGSNVMLPYSSIPTQSTATSNPSTAYHGSSNTPYPLYNNQFPTPSPYPTGSANTSNFPPYTPPYTTQNSSQNCPYPQQPAPIRPEYPPYPSTTSNLPNPSTGLNDGGTITEEHIKASLLSAIEDKVRRRFNEQMAQNKAELDILQHSQQELSLGKNKLDSILTSLNKEKSELEQNIQVLRDKEIELEMAISKLSKEDNIDIDDAVTTTAPLYKQILNSFAEEAATEDAIYYMGEALRRGVVDLEVFLKQVRSLSRKQFMLRALMQRCRHKAGLVA; translated from the exons atgatACGAGTGGAAGAAAGtcgtataaaatcatatttaactaTG tacaAATTTcctgaaaatacaaaaaaagaaattataaaaacattaaattattatcatggaCTCATTTGTAATTTTGAGACATttt tGTTTTCAAATAGAATTGAAAAGAAACTAGTTAATTTGAGTGGTACTGTTCCTGTTACATTTAAAG gTACCACTTATCACATTCCAATTTGTATCTGGCTAATGGATACACATCCAAATAATGCACCAATTTGTTATGTGAAACCTACATTGGATATGCGAATTAAAATGTCAATGTATGTTGATCACAACGGTAAaatttatttaccatatttacACAATTGGACTCCg ACCACGTCCAATCTTCTTGATTTAATTGGAATAATGACAGCAACTTTCTCGGAAACACCACCTGTATATTCAGTTATTAGAACTGAACAACCAGTAAACCCTGGTTATCCTACTCAAATGc CATATGGTGGAACTGGTTCAAACGTGATGTTGCCATATTCTTCAATACCAACACAGTCTACTGCTACTTCTAATCCTTCCACAGCGTACCATGGAAGTTCTAATACTCCTTATCCTTTGTATAATAATCAGTTTCCGACACCATCGCCCTATCCAACAGGTTCAGCAAATACATCAAATTTTCCTCCCTATACTCCACCGTATACAACACAAAATTCTTCTCAAAACTGCCCATACCCTCAGCAACCTGCACCAATAAGACCAGAATATCCTCCTTACCCATCAACTACTAGTAATTTGCCTAATCCTTCTACAGGg TTGAATGATGGTGGTACAATAACAGAAGAACATATCAAAGCCTCTTTGTTATCTGCCATTGAAGATAAAGTACGAAGACGCTTTAACGAACAAATGGCCCAAAATAAAGCCGAATTAGATATATTGCAACATTCTCAACAAGAATTATCActtggaaaaaataaactagATTCTATTCTGACGAGTCTCAATAAAGAAAAG tctgaaTTAGAACAAAACATTCAAGTATTGCGTGATAAAGAAATAGAACTAGAAATGGCTATTTCCAAGTTATCCAAAGaagataatattgatattgacgATGCTGTAACAACAACCGCGCCTCTTTATaaaca aatattgaaTTCATTTGCTGAAGAAGCCGCAACCGAAGATGCAATTTATTATATGGGAGAAGCATTAAGAAGAGGTGTGGTTGATCTAGAAGTATTTCTGAAACAAGTACGTTCACTCTCCCGTAAACAATTTATGTTACGGGCTTTGATGCAACGATGCAGGCATAAGGCTGGTCTAGTGGCTTAA
- the LOC100167712 gene encoding mediator of RNA polymerase II transcription subunit 27, with product MELNPMQVALNTVRTLRLELMQLIIEIGEGVKDDGSQTESKDNRYMYSMNEMVGKLGLHMRDLEQVVGSLSSPPGAMLLYNTSFLTQESTSDRQALYTPLVSSHKWLDKVHKFSSNAVQILSQNSLKKSYYNSSSNKKKRQQSSLHNISPQAVDVLLTNIDRMFPEMSITITRPCASNVVLLVGLSRVLQAIISFKGVMIEWVIVKGFNEPINPNSLQQELWQESRYYVFRKITDHANAAMLHFSSPTLPDLSVRSFMTWLNSYLILFNSVCKSCGNRLLNAYPPTWRDLRSLDTYHYECKP from the exons ATGGAGTTGAATCCTATGCAAGTTGCCTTAAATACTGTTAGGACATTACGATTGGAGCTAATGCAGCTTATTATTGAAATTGGTGAAGGAGTAAAAGATGATGGTTCACAAACTGAATCAAAAGATAATCGTTATATGTATTCTATGAATGAAATGGTTGGAAAACTTGGACTTCATATGAG ggATCTTGAACAAGTCGTTGGGTCCTTATCTAGTCCTCCAGGtgctatgttattatataacacatCATTTTTAACTCAAGAAAGCACATCCGATCGACAAGCATTGTACACTCCTCTAGTGTCTTCTCACAAATGGCTTGATaaa GTACATAAATTCAGTTCAAATGCAGTACAAATTTTAAGTCAGaactcattaaaaaaatcgtattacAATTCCAGTTCAAATAAGAAGAAACGACAACAGTCAAGTTTGCATAATATATCACCACA agctgTTGATGtactattaactaatattgaTCGCATGTTTCCTGAAATGAGTATTACAATAACGAGGCCCTGTGCATCAAATGTTGTTCTATTG gtTGGCTTAAGTAGAGTCTTACAagctattatatcatttaaaggAGTTATGATTGAATGGGTTATTGTTAAAGGATTTAATGAACCTATTAACCCTAACAGTTTGCAACAAGAGCTTTGGCAAGAATcaagatattatgtttttcgtAAGATAACTGATCATGCTAATGCAGCTATGTTACATTTCTCTTCACCAACATTGCCAGATCTTTCAGTTCGATCATTCATG ACTTGGCTCAAtagttatttgatattattcaaTTCAGTATGTAAATCATGTGGAAATCGATTACTTAATGCATACCCACCTACTTGGAGAGATCTGAGATCATTAGATACATACCATTATGAatgtaaaccataa